One Candidatus Vicinibacter affinis DNA window includes the following coding sequences:
- a CDS encoding type II toxin-antitoxin system HicB family antitoxin, giving the protein MKLKVLVHEAEEGGYWAEVPSIPGCVTQGETFDELLLNLYEAVEGCLNVNIEEPEPDSKARIFEIAI; this is encoded by the coding sequence ATGAAATTGAAGGTATTGGTTCATGAAGCGGAAGAGGGTGGATATTGGGCAGAAGTGCCCTCCATACCAGGATGTGTAACCCAGGGTGAAACTTTTGATGAATTATTGCTAAATCTCTATGAAGCAGTTGAAGGGTGTCTGAACGTAAACATTGAAGAGCCGGAGCCCGACAGTAAAGCTAGAATCTTTGAGATTGCTATATGA
- a CDS encoding type II toxin-antitoxin system Phd/YefM family antitoxin: MEVLNYSTLRSNLKAVLDSVVDDHETVIITRGDDNAVIISLEEYNSWQETLHLLSTENNRKRLSEAINRDKKGQFKKHKLISDHEGS, translated from the coding sequence ATGGAAGTTTTAAATTATTCAACGCTAAGGTCTAATCTTAAAGCTGTACTGGATTCTGTTGTAGATGACCACGAGACGGTTATTATCACCAGGGGTGATGATAATGCGGTAATCATCTCGCTGGAAGAATACAATAGCTGGCAGGAAACATTGCACCTGCTCAGCACGGAAAATAACAGAAAAAGGCTCTCAGAAGCCATCAACCGGGATAAAAAAGGACAGTTTAAAAAACATAAACTGATCAGTGATCATGAAGGATCTTAG
- a CDS encoding glycoside hydrolase family 97 protein produces MKLIGLLSGVLSAFILMGNVLNAQVANVLKLNSPNNLMELKFYLDEQGRPRYGFKAEGLPIVKDGRLGILLKDAIGLDKDFVVDSHYTLEMDDSWTTVWGEEKQIRNHYRSLNVRLKQILGATKRTLILEFRLFDDGLGFRYIFPEDGNLGLFTVSDELTTFPLDADHDVYWIPGDYDTNEYRYSRSKLSQIHALQFSEDNNIAFKQSVHDSLVQTPLMMIAGDGYYLAIHEAALVHYPAMNLEIDRSKLELKSHLVPDVLGNKAYLQGGDKTPWRVILYAKKAKDILTNRIILNLNEPSKIADPSFIKPGKFIGVWWEMHVGKSSWNYWDKSTALSSKFWKKVNHHGANTANVIRYIDFASKHDIPYVLVEGWNEGWEDWFGAYREHIFSFSKPYPDFDINAISARAKAKNVKLIMHHETSGAVTDYERQLDTAIRFMIQYGYPGIKGGYVGKIIPRGEHHDGQWMVDHYERLASKFGLNKMTMDLHEPVRPTGLHRTYPNWWSNEAARGNEFNAWSRGNLPEHETILPFTRLLGGPMDYTPGIFQIKMNVYDSAKKEQVHTTLAKQLALYVTMYSPIQMAADLIENYEKRPDAFKFIKEVPTDWDTTVVLDAEPGDYIYMARRERNGKQWFVGAITDEQERLFEPDLSFLTPGKKYTTVVYRDGDSADWERNPMSYVIDKKTIRSTEKLKIRLAPGGGCAIQFTPAGR; encoded by the coding sequence ATGAAATTAATAGGATTACTGAGTGGGGTGCTTAGTGCATTTATTTTGATGGGGAATGTATTAAATGCTCAGGTTGCAAATGTTCTCAAACTTAACTCTCCAAATAATTTGATGGAATTAAAATTCTATCTGGATGAGCAAGGGAGGCCACGGTATGGATTCAAAGCAGAGGGTTTACCAATTGTGAAAGACGGGCGACTGGGGATTCTTTTAAAGGATGCGATTGGTCTTGACAAGGATTTTGTCGTGGACAGTCATTATACTTTAGAAATGGATGACAGCTGGACAACCGTGTGGGGAGAAGAGAAGCAGATTAGAAATCATTACAGATCCTTAAATGTCAGGCTTAAGCAAATTTTGGGAGCAACAAAGAGAACTTTAATTCTTGAATTTAGATTGTTTGATGATGGTTTGGGATTTCGTTATATTTTTCCGGAAGATGGAAACCTTGGACTTTTTACTGTAAGTGATGAACTCACCACTTTTCCTTTGGATGCTGACCACGATGTGTACTGGATTCCGGGTGACTATGACACCAACGAATACAGATACAGCCGCTCGAAACTCAGTCAAATACATGCGCTGCAATTTAGTGAAGACAACAACATTGCATTCAAGCAATCGGTCCATGACAGTCTTGTTCAGACGCCGTTGATGATGATTGCAGGAGATGGTTATTATCTAGCAATTCATGAAGCGGCATTGGTGCATTATCCTGCAATGAATCTGGAAATCGATAGAAGCAAACTGGAATTAAAATCTCATCTGGTACCCGATGTTTTGGGCAATAAAGCCTATTTACAAGGGGGGGACAAGACCCCTTGGAGAGTCATACTTTATGCTAAAAAGGCCAAAGATATTTTAACCAACAGAATCATTCTTAATCTAAATGAACCCAGTAAAATTGCGGACCCTTCTTTCATCAAACCCGGAAAGTTCATTGGGGTGTGGTGGGAAATGCATGTAGGAAAAAGTAGTTGGAATTATTGGGATAAAAGCACTGCCCTCTCTTCTAAATTCTGGAAGAAAGTCAATCACCATGGGGCGAATACTGCCAATGTAATACGATATATTGATTTTGCCTCCAAACATGATATTCCCTACGTTCTGGTAGAAGGATGGAATGAGGGATGGGAAGATTGGTTTGGTGCATACCGGGAACACATTTTTAGTTTTTCAAAGCCTTATCCCGATTTTGACATCAATGCGATTTCCGCACGAGCGAAAGCTAAAAATGTGAAACTTATCATGCACCATGAAACTTCAGGTGCGGTAACGGATTATGAAAGACAGCTGGACACAGCAATCCGGTTTATGATACAATATGGATATCCGGGAATAAAAGGAGGTTATGTGGGGAAAATCATTCCCAGAGGTGAGCACCACGACGGTCAATGGATGGTTGACCATTATGAACGTTTGGCCAGTAAGTTTGGGCTGAATAAAATGACCATGGATTTGCATGAACCCGTAAGACCTACCGGTCTTCATAGAACTTATCCCAATTGGTGGTCCAATGAAGCAGCCCGGGGCAATGAGTTCAATGCCTGGAGCCGCGGTAACCTCCCGGAGCACGAGACGATACTACCCTTCACCCGTTTGTTGGGAGGCCCTATGGATTATACCCCAGGCATATTTCAGATCAAAATGAATGTCTATGATTCAGCTAAAAAAGAACAGGTACATACTACTCTTGCAAAACAGTTGGCTCTGTATGTAACCATGTACAGCCCTATTCAAATGGCTGCAGACCTGATTGAAAATTATGAAAAGCGTCCGGATGCTTTTAAATTTATCAAAGAAGTGCCTACTGATTGGGATACTACCGTGGTATTGGATGCTGAACCCGGCGATTACATTTACATGGCCAGACGTGAACGGAATGGAAAACAATGGTTTGTTGGCGCAATCACCGATGAACAGGAAAGACTTTTTGAGCCGGACCTCAGCTTTCTTACTCCCGGAAAGAAATATACCACGGTTGTTTACAGAGATGGAGACAGCGCTGATTGGGAAAGGAATCCTATGAGTTACGTGATAGATAAAAAAACCATCAGATCTACCGAAAAGCTAAAGATACGCCTGGCACCCGGCGGGGGTTGCGCAATACAGTTTACTCCGGCAGGGAGATGA
- a CDS encoding response regulator transcription factor, giving the protein MSVRIIIYEDSDHLRSSLCSLFQWNTEMEVMLAKPNPSEVLKDIDEYRPDVILMDIDMPVMNGIEAVTLLRSNNSAIPVIMLTIFEDAENIYNAICAGATGYLLKNDFEHIIYSIKDVLNGGAPMTGSVARKVLNSFAKPVPVKKENLEQLTDRENEILNALVVGSSYKMIADKLELSIDTIRTHIKKIYKKLQVNSATEAIYKITNK; this is encoded by the coding sequence ATGTCTGTAAGAATTATTATTTATGAGGACAGTGATCATTTAAGATCCAGCTTGTGTTCGTTGTTTCAATGGAATACAGAAATGGAGGTTATGCTTGCAAAACCAAATCCTTCTGAGGTATTAAAGGATATAGATGAGTACAGACCTGATGTTATTCTCATGGATATCGACATGCCGGTGATGAATGGCATAGAAGCGGTTACTTTATTGCGATCTAATAATTCAGCCATACCGGTTATTATGTTGACCATTTTTGAAGATGCTGAAAATATTTACAATGCCATTTGTGCCGGAGCAACTGGCTATTTATTAAAAAATGATTTTGAACATATCATTTATTCCATCAAAGATGTTTTAAATGGTGGAGCTCCTATGACCGGGAGTGTTGCACGAAAGGTGCTTAATTCATTTGCAAAGCCCGTACCTGTGAAGAAAGAAAATTTGGAGCAACTTACAGATCGGGAGAATGAAATTTTAAACGCACTGGTTGTGGGGAGCAGTTATAAAATGATTGCAGACAAATTGGAACTAAGTATTGATACCATCAGAACACATATAAAGAAAATTTACAAAAAGTTACAGGTAAACAGTGCGACTGAAGCCATTTACAAAATCACAAATAAGTAG
- a CDS encoding Fic family protein yields the protein MGLNTFKFRINPDLELLDRLIAVERFDALWPDMERRSMNHLNALKLKTINRSLGAVLRLEGFEIGEDKIEHFFKTPIFTKDDPREMQIFGGYIAAYRQIVQSQPNQEVNEPFLKALQNVILKFSQKDDWHRGDYKRINNNLENILPDGSKELVFRSAEPGLHTIEAMQQLLEWYQADHASISIIKIALFFYEFLCIRPFQDGNGRMAYLLVYLLMLKSGYSWIQYVSLEHEIQQRKAEFDNILTLTQKERPSENVAAWLKFFLSCLMNLQLELEMNLNLKIVQKNLTLKEKRICTVIENQPGLSSSEISTIIGIPLPSVKKMLSRLVTQKYLFKEGTGKATHYSLL from the coding sequence ATGGGGCTTAATACATTCAAATTCCGAATTAATCCTGACTTAGAGTTGTTGGACCGGTTAATTGCAGTGGAGAGGTTTGATGCCTTATGGCCGGATATGGAGCGACGGTCGATGAACCACCTTAATGCACTTAAATTAAAAACCATTAATCGGTCACTGGGTGCTGTACTTCGGTTAGAGGGTTTTGAAATTGGGGAGGACAAAATTGAGCACTTTTTCAAGACCCCCATTTTTACGAAGGATGATCCGAGAGAGATGCAAATATTCGGAGGTTATATTGCTGCTTACAGGCAAATTGTGCAGAGTCAACCAAATCAAGAGGTGAATGAACCATTTTTGAAGGCATTGCAAAATGTGATTTTAAAATTTAGTCAAAAGGATGACTGGCACCGGGGGGACTACAAACGTATAAACAATAATCTGGAAAATATTCTTCCTGATGGGAGTAAAGAACTGGTGTTCAGGTCTGCTGAACCGGGGTTACATACCATCGAGGCAATGCAGCAATTGTTGGAATGGTATCAAGCAGATCATGCATCCATAAGCATCATTAAAATTGCACTATTTTTTTATGAATTTTTATGCATTCGACCGTTTCAGGATGGCAATGGTAGGATGGCTTACCTGCTGGTTTATTTGTTGATGTTGAAAAGTGGTTATTCCTGGATTCAATATGTAAGTCTGGAACATGAAATTCAGCAAAGGAAGGCTGAGTTTGATAATATATTAACCCTCACCCAAAAAGAAAGACCCTCAGAAAATGTTGCTGCCTGGTTGAAATTTTTTCTGAGTTGTTTGATGAATCTACAGCTTGAATTGGAAATGAATCTCAACTTAAAAATTGTACAAAAAAATTTAACTTTAAAAGAAAAGAGAATTTGTACCGTCATCGAAAATCAACCCGGTCTAAGTTCTTCGGAGATATCAACCATTATCGGTATTCCTTTACCCAGCGTTAAAAAAATGCTGAGCAGACTAGTTACACAAAAATATCTTTTTAAGGAGGGAACAGGCAAGGCTACTCATTATAGTTTGTTATAG
- a CDS encoding ComF family protein: MIFTPRSYKRLKEKLAYAGEALLELFYPNLCMVCGANSYSKEELFCIRCQSITSPTQQHLHLENEFTGHFKGRIKIQTGASLYYYVPDGLVHKILELIKYRNQPELAEGLGHYYGKMLCEIPCYHDTDIVIPVPLHPKREIHRGYNQSFLFGRALANELGAAIFSDVLIRIHHTTSQTEKDRFSRNENMKNVFKLSRPEIIKDKNILLVDDVLTTGATLESCAIELEKGFPKTINMATIAIGR; the protein is encoded by the coding sequence ATGATTTTCACACCAAGATCTTACAAGAGATTGAAGGAAAAGTTGGCTTATGCCGGAGAGGCATTGTTAGAGCTTTTCTACCCAAACTTATGCATGGTTTGCGGGGCAAATTCTTATTCAAAAGAAGAGCTATTTTGTATACGGTGTCAATCAATCACCAGTCCCACTCAACAACATCTGCATCTTGAAAATGAGTTTACCGGACATTTTAAAGGAAGGATTAAAATTCAGACTGGCGCCAGCCTTTATTATTATGTACCCGATGGGCTGGTTCATAAAATTCTCGAATTAATCAAATACCGCAACCAACCGGAGCTTGCTGAAGGTTTGGGGCACTATTATGGTAAAATGTTATGCGAAATACCTTGTTACCATGATACAGACATTGTGATTCCGGTGCCTCTACATCCAAAGCGTGAGATTCATCGAGGTTATAACCAGAGTTTTCTGTTTGGAAGAGCACTGGCAAATGAATTGGGAGCAGCAATTTTTTCAGATGTGTTGATACGAATCCACCACACTACTTCCCAAACGGAAAAGGACCGGTTCAGCAGAAATGAAAACATGAAAAACGTCTTCAAATTATCTAGACCCGAAATCATCAAGGATAAAAATATATTGTTGGTAGATGATGTCCTCACCACAGGCGCCACTCTGGAATCATGCGCCATAGAATTAGAAAAGGGCTTTCCCAAAACCATAAACATGGCCACCATTGCTATTGGACGGTGA
- a CDS encoding Txe/YoeB family addiction module toxin yields the protein MKDLSWDKDAWEDYLYWQLNDKNTLKRINKLIVGIQRDPFAGIGKPESLKSNLAGYYSRRIDTEHRLVYAVYEDRIHIIQCRLHY from the coding sequence ATGAAGGATCTTAGTTGGGACAAAGACGCCTGGGAAGACTATCTTTATTGGCAATTGAATGACAAAAATACCCTCAAACGAATCAACAAATTAATCGTCGGAATTCAAAGAGACCCTTTTGCTGGTATCGGCAAACCTGAATCACTAAAATCAAATTTGGCTGGCTATTATTCACGCAGAATTGATACCGAACATCGACTGGTCTATGCGGTTTATGAAGACAGAATTCATATCATCCAATGCAGATTACATTATTAA
- a CDS encoding trypsin-like peptidase domain-containing protein — translation MRDLLSYVLAGLFGGLLVFGGIQYYHPNDSQNGLGSGYATPVATKVNESPAVNPTVGPDFSIAAEKALNVVVQINAQESERVVKQKESELKRDNPFFNHPLFRDFDMRSFGFGMPYYQQKKGSGSGVIISNDGYVVTNNHVVEFADEIEVILKNGKSYKAQKIGTDARTDLAVLKIEESGLPVLQMANSDQIKVGEWVLAVGNPFGYLTSTVTAGIVSAKGRDLNIIDENQDQDYYYGQKAPQKGIEEFIQTDAAVNPGNSGGALVDAQGRLVGINSAIASKTGYYSGYSFAIPVNLMNKVVKELMTNGTFERGKLGVVVSEIDEESIKELNLSSKEGVVIENLEDNSSAKYAGLRQKDVIVGVNDKPIKNYEDLQKAIGLTKVGETLNIKIIRDGVAKEVAVKIRKGV, via the coding sequence ATGAGAGATTTATTATCATACGTTTTGGCTGGCCTTTTTGGCGGTCTTTTGGTTTTTGGTGGCATCCAATATTATCATCCTAATGATTCCCAAAATGGTCTTGGGTCCGGTTACGCAACTCCGGTTGCCACAAAGGTTAATGAATCACCGGCCGTGAATCCGACTGTTGGACCTGATTTCTCAATAGCTGCCGAAAAAGCACTGAACGTTGTGGTGCAGATCAACGCCCAGGAAAGTGAGCGGGTGGTTAAGCAAAAAGAGTCTGAACTTAAACGAGATAATCCGTTTTTCAATCACCCTTTATTCAGAGATTTTGACATGCGTTCATTTGGCTTTGGAATGCCTTATTATCAGCAAAAGAAGGGAAGTGGAAGCGGTGTGATCATCTCAAATGATGGGTATGTCGTTACCAACAACCATGTGGTTGAATTTGCGGATGAAATTGAGGTAATTTTAAAAAATGGTAAAAGCTACAAGGCCCAGAAAATTGGAACCGACGCACGTACAGATCTGGCAGTGCTTAAAATAGAAGAATCAGGATTGCCGGTTCTTCAAATGGCCAATTCTGATCAGATAAAAGTAGGGGAATGGGTGTTGGCAGTTGGAAATCCATTTGGATATCTTACTTCGACCGTTACTGCCGGAATTGTGAGTGCCAAGGGAAGAGATCTGAACATCATTGATGAGAATCAGGATCAAGATTATTATTACGGCCAAAAAGCGCCTCAAAAAGGAATTGAAGAATTTATCCAGACAGATGCCGCTGTTAATCCAGGCAATAGTGGTGGGGCATTGGTAGATGCACAGGGAAGATTGGTTGGAATTAATTCAGCCATTGCTTCAAAAACAGGATACTACAGTGGTTATTCATTCGCCATTCCGGTTAACCTGATGAACAAGGTGGTAAAAGAACTCATGACCAACGGGACTTTTGAAAGGGGAAAATTGGGAGTAGTGGTTTCTGAAATTGATGAAGAAAGTATAAAAGAATTGAACCTTTCTTCAAAAGAGGGCGTTGTAATAGAGAATCTTGAGGATAATAGTTCAGCAAAATATGCAGGTCTACGTCAGAAAGATGTGATTGTTGGGGTGAATGACAAACCGATTAAAAACTATGAAGATCTCCAGAAGGCAATCGGTTTGACCAAGGTAGGAGAAACCCTCAACATAAAGATCATCAGAGACGGTGTAGCCAAAGAGGTGGCAGTAAAGATTCGCAAAGGAGTGTAA
- a CDS encoding type II toxin-antitoxin system HicA family toxin, with protein sequence MRQISGKEFCRILESNGWILKRINGSHFIFSKPNFNVRISVPVHGNNPLKIGLLKSLLKVAHIEEDSL encoded by the coding sequence ATGAGGCAAATTTCAGGAAAGGAATTTTGTAGAATTCTGGAGAGTAATGGTTGGATACTTAAGAGAATTAATGGAAGTCATTTTATTTTTTCAAAACCTAATTTTAATGTCAGAATATCTGTTCCTGTACATGGAAACAATCCACTTAAAATAGGACTTCTTAAGAGCTTATTGAAAGTCGCTCATATTGAAGAGGATAGTTTATAA
- a CDS encoding tetratricopeptide repeat protein, whose amino-acid sequence MAEKNRNSLLFLLMVPLWLSAVHAQVIYTPKDSIEIYRLLNEADELDFQGKLDEAMSSIKRARQLSQEKRMKRGEAYACLKMADLLLKKSEYEKIDEHLKEGFQLGSAIRDSLIMGLAFLQKSQYLKSLNNFEEAIVASKTGLQHLSYKTDSLYIALAYNEIGINYDKLGDYSRAAENYLQALRLFELLGVEQEVANTMGNIAVSYYRLNKRTVAAELFKESLVIRERIGDIKGIASNLGNLVTVYSVISLDTAWIYQQKAIQYAERSGVKPVQAQVYTNTANLLSRQNKFKEAFQFQKKAIEIYQQTGDQYKLSLQYIQCAELSDRMADSLGAENYYQLAFQHANNLQSKPLFQAFYSSKSGFYNRHKDFYNALLCTQINFTYRDSLFSEKTKTSVEDLKLKYETEKKDLQLAKLSAEQKQRELELDKQNKLIQIGTLLNIKGQQEITLLKQDQELQLGRYQKIESEKAKQELINQSNERLLKLTNQNVKILEQDKLLNERQIQRQRILSQVLIGSIFISLVLGFLLFNRYQLKRKIAQQNSLLKIRNNIAKDLHDEIGSTLTSINILSLVSSQSLDKDPLQAKEMLNQITQQSKTVQQNMSDIVWAIRPDNEKIEALSARMREFAGKVLESQNIKVFFDVDEVLLSKALPVQSRKEVLLIFKEVINNIVKHSGADTVRIIWKQTKASYELEITDNGEWKGKPGSTGTGIKSMQERAISIGGSFEIQHGSEGTFVCLKIPIT is encoded by the coding sequence ATGGCAGAAAAGAATAGAAATAGTTTACTTTTTCTTCTGATGGTACCTTTATGGCTTTCTGCTGTCCACGCACAAGTAATCTATACACCCAAAGATTCTATTGAAATATACAGACTGCTCAATGAAGCAGATGAACTGGATTTTCAAGGAAAATTGGACGAAGCAATGTCAAGTATTAAGAGAGCCAGACAGCTTAGTCAGGAAAAGCGTATGAAACGCGGAGAAGCCTATGCTTGTTTGAAAATGGCTGATCTGCTATTAAAGAAAAGTGAATATGAAAAAATAGATGAGCATTTGAAAGAAGGCTTCCAGCTTGGATCTGCCATACGCGACAGTTTGATTATGGGATTGGCTTTCCTTCAAAAGTCACAATATCTTAAGAGTTTAAATAATTTTGAAGAAGCTATTGTAGCTTCAAAAACAGGTTTGCAACATTTATCTTACAAAACGGATTCACTGTATATTGCTTTGGCCTATAATGAAATTGGAATTAATTATGATAAATTAGGAGACTACTCCCGTGCTGCAGAAAATTATCTTCAGGCCCTCCGCCTATTCGAGTTGTTGGGAGTTGAACAAGAGGTGGCCAACACCATGGGCAATATCGCAGTAAGTTATTACCGATTAAACAAACGAACGGTTGCAGCAGAATTATTCAAGGAATCATTGGTAATTCGTGAGCGAATTGGCGACATCAAGGGAATTGCCTCGAACTTAGGAAATTTGGTCACCGTATATTCTGTAATTTCATTGGATACCGCATGGATATATCAACAAAAAGCTATTCAATATGCAGAAAGAAGCGGTGTAAAGCCTGTTCAAGCGCAAGTATATACCAATACCGCCAATTTGTTATCCAGACAAAATAAATTTAAAGAAGCATTTCAATTTCAGAAAAAGGCTATTGAAATTTATCAACAAACAGGGGATCAATACAAACTCAGCTTACAATACATTCAATGTGCTGAATTATCAGATCGCATGGCGGATTCTTTAGGGGCAGAAAATTATTATCAGCTGGCTTTCCAACATGCAAATAATTTGCAGAGTAAACCTTTGTTTCAGGCATTTTATTCCAGCAAATCTGGCTTTTATAATAGGCATAAAGATTTTTATAATGCGTTATTATGCACACAAATTAATTTTACCTATCGGGATAGCTTGTTTAGCGAGAAAACAAAAACAAGTGTTGAAGATCTTAAATTAAAATACGAAACTGAAAAAAAGGACCTGCAATTAGCCAAATTAAGTGCAGAGCAAAAGCAAAGAGAACTGGAATTGGACAAGCAAAATAAACTTATACAAATTGGCACGTTGCTAAATATTAAGGGTCAGCAGGAAATTACCTTGTTAAAGCAAGACCAGGAATTGCAGTTAGGCAGATACCAGAAAATTGAATCTGAAAAAGCAAAACAAGAGTTAATTAATCAATCTAATGAACGATTACTTAAATTGACCAATCAGAATGTAAAAATTTTGGAGCAGGATAAACTTCTCAATGAAAGACAAATTCAGCGTCAACGAATATTAAGTCAAGTTTTGATAGGTTCTATTTTTATTTCCTTGGTGCTGGGCTTCTTATTATTCAACAGATATCAGTTAAAAAGAAAAATTGCTCAACAGAATAGCCTGCTGAAAATTCGAAACAATATTGCAAAGGATTTGCACGATGAAATTGGCAGTACCCTTACCAGTATAAATATCCTTAGTTTAGTATCCAGTCAATCACTTGATAAGGATCCATTGCAAGCAAAGGAGATGTTGAATCAAATAACCCAACAAAGCAAGACGGTACAGCAAAATATGAGCGATATTGTTTGGGCTATCAGACCCGACAATGAAAAAATTGAAGCACTTTCTGCCAGGATGAGAGAGTTTGCAGGGAAAGTTTTAGAATCCCAGAATATCAAAGTTTTCTTTGATGTGGATGAGGTATTATTGTCCAAGGCTCTTCCCGTTCAGTCTCGTAAAGAGGTTTTACTTATTTTTAAAGAAGTGATCAACAACATTGTGAAGCATTCAGGTGCGGATACAGTACGCATCATTTGGAAGCAGACTAAAGCCAGCTATGAGTTGGAGATAACAGATAATGGGGAGTGGAAGGGCAAACCGGGTAGTACAGGTACCGGTATTAAAAGTATGCAAGAGCGAGCCATCTCTATCGGTGGAAGTTTTGAAATTCAACATGGTAGCGAAGGGACTTTTGTGTGTTTAAAAATCCCTATCACATGA
- a CDS encoding vanadium-dependent haloperoxidase: MKKLLFFSGLVVFFSLFTQCKKEETIKPEVKTVVDYDGLVTQEWFKLECTIVKETAGFFPPQAARAFGYTGIALYESISQGWKDPVSLSGQLNGFSAGSIPAVETGQEYHWGIVANYALGEIIKKMFEQKISKDNLNRIFDLETKWYDKFLLETTEAVAKRSKEYGNAVALAIFEYSKTDGGHESYVDPFQLPYTWPKNNGAWVPTSATLNPLAPRWASNRPFLNANITEGQPAAHTAYSTVVTSEFYKEAMQVYNTVTNATSEQKEIAKFWADDPFNTCTPTGHTFNIMTQLLEENEANLGTCAIGYAKLAIAENDAFIACWKTKYDYFLIRPVSYIRQNIDASFATVIGTPPFPAYTSGHATEAAAGARIFTDMFTDGDGFYPFTDRTQIQFGFSVRNFDNFNQMAEECANSRLFGGIHYNTDNLNGLKMGRSIGDNVNKKIQWPE; this comes from the coding sequence ATGAAAAAATTGTTGTTTTTCTCAGGGCTTGTCGTCTTTTTCTCCCTTTTCACGCAATGTAAGAAAGAAGAAACTATTAAGCCTGAAGTTAAGACCGTGGTGGATTATGACGGACTGGTCACTCAGGAATGGTTCAAATTGGAATGCACCATTGTTAAAGAAACTGCCGGCTTTTTTCCCCCTCAGGCCGCAAGAGCTTTCGGCTATACAGGAATTGCGCTATATGAAAGTATTTCTCAGGGATGGAAAGATCCAGTAAGTTTATCCGGACAGCTTAATGGCTTTTCTGCGGGATCCATACCTGCTGTGGAAACCGGACAGGAATACCACTGGGGGATAGTCGCCAATTATGCCCTTGGCGAAATTATCAAGAAAATGTTTGAGCAAAAGATCAGTAAAGATAATTTAAACAGGATCTTTGACCTGGAGACTAAATGGTACGATAAGTTTCTTTTGGAGACCACAGAGGCCGTCGCTAAGCGATCCAAGGAATATGGCAATGCAGTTGCTCTTGCAATTTTCGAATATTCCAAGACCGATGGCGGTCATGAATCCTATGTCGACCCTTTCCAACTTCCTTACACCTGGCCAAAAAATAACGGTGCCTGGGTACCCACCAGCGCAACCTTAAATCCATTGGCACCAAGATGGGCCTCCAACAGACCTTTTTTGAATGCCAATATCACCGAAGGCCAACCAGCAGCACATACAGCTTATTCCACGGTCGTGACTTCCGAATTTTACAAAGAAGCCATGCAAGTTTATAATACAGTTACTAACGCCACATCCGAGCAGAAAGAAATTGCTAAATTTTGGGCAGACGACCCATTTAACACTTGCACACCCACCGGTCATACTTTCAACATTATGACCCAACTGTTAGAGGAAAATGAAGCCAATCTGGGTACCTGCGCCATAGGCTATGCCAAACTTGCCATCGCTGAAAACGATGCCTTCATCGCCTGTTGGAAAACCAAATATGATTATTTTTTAATTCGTCCGGTTAGCTATATCAGACAAAATATTGATGCCAGTTTTGCGACGGTTATTGGAACCCCTCCTTTCCCGGCATACACCTCTGGACACGCTACTGAAGCTGCCGCCGGTGCAAGGATATTTACAGATATGTTTACAGATGGAGATGGTTTTTATCCATTTACTGATCGTACTCAAATCCAATTTGGATTTTCAGTGAGGAATTTTGATAATTTCAATCAGATGGCTGAAGAATGTGCCAACTCAAGACTGTTCGGAGGCATACATTACAATACCGATAATCTGAACGGTCTAAAAATGGGACGCTCCATCGGGGATAATGTGAATAAAAAAATTCAATGGCCGGAATAA